In Crassostrea angulata isolate pt1a10 chromosome 6, ASM2561291v2, whole genome shotgun sequence, a genomic segment contains:
- the LOC128186700 gene encoding uncharacterized protein LOC128186700, with amino-acid sequence MALANVFSEIEKSLDRTVSKEEFFHGVWSNEKSPKLTDTKEFNNSFPSESDEKTSSMDDLIFHNEVGNSLEIETLPIDLNHERDKDMSQTVDDVSPGVQSEDLDSSSHSASENIDYFDSEDEFFETYRNKFEEFQSMVDFGGDFCKTDNKDRYCQGVSQYYNMPVFMKSLQKFADDNNFKIHDVVADGNCLFRAIADQLVINGIFGNSPISLRENTIKYLRQHPNQEDGSHIESFLFSESWEQYLMRMENPAEWCDHIVLKAAVDALALRTIVFNVYGNDVRRTEISLANCQNSSNMMTIYLGHLGEFHYLSLRPKTWDRLWQTKALLFRYMVCSEDMDLDLRSELLRNNIDRFGLAKFVEHNSSMLGIESNYKTPSKDHGHAFGIIKNGYEICPKYALSFLEPEECEDSRQRMIEDPFHIDKRTGIPLLCLSFLTIHLIPRHFVLTYSYAFRDTELDGTVFRYIGTNSSGSDVYLKDIMPKFFSQMQNERDEEYGATVVALTSDVSQSSVIQDTEMTYPGYLRLKVPPSSTDFLSTDLHRYEGYTFLKKMGVPNQLTIPRHTKKCLIGFKCKEFPPIAEEWKYRWRIHQWPSNAVVKMVQNSGCTIIPKHHSSSSQPDIEWKYDFSVSEAILFHNTFTTLQIHAFDVIKILLDHCTASLNRRLKNKHIRAAFFNSCELIPIGMWSTNIGGCILYVVSYLTTCLQKKNLPNYFIPKRNMLFDFSNEDIHAIFVQVEVLRLFPHQVMVHIAEMKGFKYAANLTTSILQDCKRFASTSDLVSAYQDTLMPGTIKTVKFLTRRGFYEQGAILLCFMFDCQHMYGDTLSNTSFPCFSAAEFYCNALGNLNHEISRVMVAMHYETIFGERIVDLLCNKENIYLKDILPLENDPNIAWLRVPEDKIGSYELLAEFLYEFGKTSLKRLNRKLAESATAEAIHCLERAIKEKPELDVLEIEDEMLKMEIHSQRADILRQLKDKLKDCYIQMYFISNIYRSYDPLQNYMHAIEELCKDLPEVSGIVSEMYAFLRIPNKRKEFADLYEMFIGTGINALDYTRPLGLAKTPSYRHW; translated from the exons ATGGCACTTGCTAATGTCTTCTCAGAAATAGAGAAATCATTGGACAGAACAGTCTCGAAAGAGGAATTCTTTCACGGCGTGTGGTCGAATGAAAAATCCCCAAAACTTACCGATACAAAGGAATTCAACAATTCATTTCCTAGTGAAAGTGATGAAAAAACCTCTTCTATGGACGACCTTATCTTTCATAACGAAGTTGGTAACTCCCTCGAAATTGAAACGCTTCCCATAGATTTGAACCATGAACGCGACAAGGACATGTCACAAACCGTCGATGACGTCAGCCCTGGTGTCCAAAGCGAGGATTTAGATTCAAGCTCTCACTCTGCTAGTGAAAATATCGACTATTTCGATAGCGAAGACGAGTTTTTTGAAACCTACAGGAACAAATTTGAAGAGTTCCAGTCAATGGTTGATTTTGGAGGGGATTTTTGCAAAACAGATAATAAAGACAGATATT GTCAAGGGGTATCCCAGTACTATAACATGCCCGTGTTCATGAAATCTCTTCAGAAGTTTGCAGACGACAACAATTTCAAGATCCATGACGTTGTGGCAGACGGAAACTGTCTCTTTAGAGCCATTGCCGATCAACTCGTCATTAATGGTATTTTTGGCAATTCCCCCATTTCGCTACGGGAAAACACCATAAA ATATCTTCGTCAACACCCAAACCAGGAAGACGGGTCACATATCGAATCCTTTCTTTTCAGCGAGAGTTGGGAACAGTATTTGATGAGAATGGAGAACCCGGCTGAATGGTGCGATCACATCGTTCTTAAGGCCGCAGTGGACGCTCTTGCTCTCAGAACTATCGTTTTTAATGTCTATGGAAATGACGTACGGCGAACCGAAATCTCACTTGCCAATTGTCAGAACTCCAGTAATATGATGACAATATACCTTGGACACCTGGGAGAATTCCATTACCTGAGCCTTAGACCAAAAACCTGGGATAGACTGTGGCAAACTA AAGCTTTGCTTTTCCGATACATGGTTTGCTCTGAAGACATGGATTTAGATTTGAGATCAGAATTATTGAGGAACAATATTGATCGTTTTGGATTGGCTAAATTTGTTGAGCATAACAGTAGCATGCTTGGAATTGAATCAAATTACAAAACACCTTCAAAAGATCACGGGCATGCCTTTGGAATTATCAAAAATGGGTATGAAATATGTCCGAAATACGCCTTATCCTTCCTTGAACCAGAAGAATGTGAAG atTCACGCCAACGTATGATAGAGGATCCCTTTCATATAGACAAAAGAACTGGTATACCACTGCTTTGTCTGTCTTTTCTAACCATTCATCTGATTCCTAGACATTTTGTTCTCACCTATTCATATGCCTTCAGAGACACTGAGCTAGATGGAACAGTATTCCGATATATAGGGACCAACTCATCTGGATCagatgtatatttaaaagatattatgCCTAAGTTTTTTTCACAAATGCAAAATGAAAGAGATGAGGAATATGGTGCAACAGTTGTAGCACTGACTTCGGACGTCTCTCAGTCCTCTGTAATACAAGACACGGAAATGACTTATCCGGGATATCTCCGGTTAAAAGTCCCTCCGTCTAGCACTGATTTTCTTTCAACGGATCTTCATCGTTATGAAGGTTATACCtttttaaagaagatgggtgtgCCCAATCAACTGACAATACCACGACATACAAAGAAATGCTTGATTGGTTTTAAATGCAAGGAATTTCCACCTATCGCAGAAGAATGGAAATACCGTTGGCGAATTCATCAATGGCCTTCAAATGCAGTCGTAAAAATGGTTCAAAACTCTGGATGTACTATTATCCCAAAACATCATTCATCCAGCTCTCAGCCTGATATTGAATGGAAATATGACTTCTCAGTATCAGAGGCGATTCTATTTCATAATACTTTTACGACACTACAAATTCATGCATTTGATGTCATCAAGATTTTACTAGATCACTGCACTGCTAGCCTAAACCGAAGGCTTAAGAACAAACACATCAGGGCTGCTTTTTTTAATTCGTGCGAGCTTATCCCGATTGGAATGTGGAGCACAAATATAGGGGGTTGTATTTTGTACGTGGTCTCCTACTTGACAACGTGTcttcaaaaaaagaatttgccCAATTATTTTATTCCAAAGCGGAATATGCTGTTTGATTTTAGTAATGAAGACATCCATGCAATTTTTGTTCAAGTGGAAGTTCTGAGGCTATTTCCTCATCAAGTGATGGTGCACATTGCCGAGATGAAAGGTTTCAAGTACGCAGCAAACTTGACAACATCTATTTTACAGGACTGCAAACGCTTTGCTTCAACTTCAGATCTAGTGTCAGCTTATCAAGATACTTTGATGCCAGGAACCATTAAGACTGTTAAGTTTTTGACCAGACGGGGTTTTTACGAACAAGGTGCGATACTTCTCTGTTTCATGTTTGATTGTCAACACATGTACGGAGATACTCTGTCTAACACAAGTTTTCCATGCTTTTCTGCAGCAGAGTTCTACTGCAATGCTCTAGGCAATCTAAATCATGAAATATCTCGAGTCATGGTAGCAATGCATTACGAAACAATCTTTGGTGAGCGAATTGTGGATTTATTGTGTAACAAAgagaatatatatttaaaagatattttaccATTGGAAAACGACCCAAACATTGCTTGGCTTCGGGTACCAGAAGACAAAATTGGAAGCTATGAGCTACTTGCTGAATTCTTGTATGAATTTGGTAAAACATCATTGAAAAGGTTAAATCGTAAATTAGCTGAATCGGCAACCGCAGAGGCAATCCACTGTTTAGAACGAGCTATTAAAGAAAAACCAGAGCTAGATGTTCTTGAAATAGAAGATGAGATGTTAAAAATGGAAATTCATTCTCAAAGAGCAGACATCTTAAGACAGCTGAAAGATAAATTAAAGGATTGCTACATTCAGATGTACttcatttcaaacatttatCGTTCTTATGATCCTCTTCAGAATTATATGCACGCGATAGAGGAACTTTGTAAGGATTTGCCTGAAGTGAGTGGTATTGTCAGCGAGATGTATGCCTTCTTGAGAATTCCAAACAAACGGAAAGAGTTTGCAGATCTTTACGAAATGTTCATTGGCACAGGTATCAATGCTTTGGATTA TACAAGACCCTTAGGATTGGCAAAAACTCCATCTTACAGACACTggtga
- the LOC128186712 gene encoding uncharacterized protein LOC128186712 — protein sequence MAHSNVLLEIEKSSDKTISREKFFHEVWSNEKTTEQCTLKEFNNGFPSYSDLHSSAANDLTFHNETENAPTIETLPENPKHELNIEEPQPVNVEVPQPVDESSGSNKINEDSESNFDFDSVDYFDSEDEFFETYRNEVEEYLSKTDFGMDFRNTDEKDRYCQGVSQYYNMPVFMKSLQKFADDNNFEIHDVMADGNCLFRAIADQLVINGIFGNSPTSLRENTIKYLRQNPNQEDGSHIDSFLLNENWEQYLTRMESPSEWCDHIVLKAAVDVLALRTIVFNVYGNDVRRTEILPANCRNSSDMMTIYMGHLGEFHYLSLRPKTWGREWQKKALLLRYIVCTNEMDSDSREDFVRSKANSLGLEEFVEHNTSFLGIRSKYKSQLKDKENSNTTLEDGCSKCPTYALPFLQPEECEDSQQRLVDDPFYVDKRTGIPLQCLSFLVTHLFPKFSILTYTVAMADTEVNGTLFRYLGSSSSGTNVHLRDIMPTVFARTKNKNSREYGATVVALTSDVSQSSLVQDVETTYPGYLRLKVPPSSTCFSPKNLHRSEGYTYLKKLIVPGELTRPRYANKCFMGFDCKEFPSVAVEWIYRQRQFQWPSNEVIKMIQTSGCTIIPKHHPSSSQPGIEWKYDFSLSEAILFQRGLSFYQLYGFYVVKILLDRCTSHLNCRLKNKHIRSVFFNSCEHIPSKMWITNLGGCILYIVSYLTKCLQTKNLPNHFISKRNMLLSFNDEDVKDIYIQMEALRLFPHQTMVHISEFHGFRYATNLATLILKNCKRFAPSSELWSAYRDILMPGTIKTVKFLSRRGLYEMASTILARMFDDQFLFQNALSRSSGIYYTTAEFFCNALGNLNQEISKAILAMRYEIIFEKRILDMLLKTDGIYLKDILPLETDPNIAWLRVPEDKIGSYEVLADFLYAFGEKELKRLNSKLAESAILEAIHCLEKAIKSKPVLDVSQIEDEMLKMDIRSQRADVLRKLREKLKDCYVQIFLISDINRLYDPLQNYMLGVEELCKDLPEMSGIVSEMYAFLRIPNKQREYADLYEIFLGTGARHYE from the exons ATGGCACACTCCAACGTTCTCTTAGAAATAGAGAAATCATCGGATAAAACAATTTCGAGAGAGAAATTCTTCCACGAAGTATGGTCGAATGAAAAAACCACGGAACAGTGTACTTTAAAGGAATTTAACAATGGGTTCCCCAGTTACAGTGATCTCCATAGCTCGGCAGCGAACGATTTGACGTTTCACAATGAGACTGAAAACGCACCCACCATTGAAACTCTTCCCGAAAATCCAAAACATGAACTTAATATAGAGGAGCCACAACCTGTCAACGTAGAGGTGCCACAACCTGTCGACGAAAGTTCTGGTTCCAATAAGATAAATGAAGATTCCGAGTCGAATTTTGATTTTGACAGTGTCGACTATTTTGATAGCGAAGACGAGTTTTTTGAAACTTACAGAAACGAAGTTGAAGAGTACCTGTCAAAGACCGATTTTGGAATGGATTTTCGTAACACAGATGAGAAAGATAGATATT GTCAAGGGGTATCCCAGTACTATAACATGCCCGTGTTTATGAAATCTCTTCAGAAGTTTGCAGACGACAACAATTTCGAGATCCATGACGTCATGGCAGACGGAAACTGTCTTTTTAGAGCCATTGCCGACCAACTCGTCATTAATGGTATTTTTGGCAATTCCCCCACTTCGCTACGGGAAAATACTATAAA ATATCTTCGCCAAAACCCAAACCAGGAAGACGGATCACACATCGATTCCTTCCTGCTCAACGAGAACTGGGAACAGTATTTGACGAGAATGGAGAGCCCAAGTGAATGGTGCGATCACATCGTTCTGAAGGCCGCAGTGGACGTTCTCGCTCTCAGAACTATCGTCTTTAATGTGTATGGAAATGACGTACGGCGAACCGAAATCTTACCTGCCAATTGTCGGAACTCCAGTGATATGATGACAATATACATGGGACACCTGGGCGAATTCCATTACCTAAGTCTGAGACCAAAAACCTGGGGAAGAGAGTGGCAAAAGA AGGCCTTGCTCCTGCGATACATAGTCTGCACTAACGAGATGGATTCTGATTCAAGAGAGGATTTTGTAAGAAGCAAAGCTAATAGTTTAGGGTTAGAAGAATTTGTTGAGCATAACACCAGTTTCCTTGGAATCAGATCAAAGTATAAATCACAACTGAAAGACAAAGAAAATTCCAATACTACTTTAGAGGATGGATGTTCAAAATGTCCAACATACGCTTTACCATTTCTTCAACCAGAAGAATGTGAAG ATTCACAGCAACGTTTGGTAGATGATCCCTTTTATGTAGACAAGAGAACTGGTATACCACTACAATGCCTGTCTTTCCTCGTCACGCATTTGTTTCCTAAATTTTCAATCCTAACCTACACAGTGGCTATGGCAGATACAGAGGTAAACGGGACGCTGTTCCGATATCTGGGATCCAGCTCATCAGGAACAAATGTGCATTTAAGAGACATTATGCCAACGGTTTTTGCACgaacgaaaaataaaaattctagggAATATGGTGCGACAGTTGTAGCACTGACTTCCGATGTTTCTCAGTCCTCTTTAGTTCAAGACGTAGAAACAACTTATCCCGGATATCTCCGCTTGAAAGTTCCCCCGTCCAGTACTTGTTTTTCCCCAAAAAATCTTCACCGTAGTGAGGGCTATACTTATCTAAAGAAGCTTATTGTGCCCGGAGAATTGACAAGGCCTAGATATGCAAATAAATGTTTCATGGGTTTTGATTGCAAGGAATTTCCATCTGTTGCCGTGGAGTGGATATATCGACAACGGCAATTTCAATGGCCATCAAacgaagttataaaaatgattcaaaCTTCTGGATGTACCATTATTCCCAAACATCACCCATCCAGCTCCCAGCCTGGTATTGAATGGAAATATGACTTTTCATTATCAGAGGCAATTCTATTCCAAAGAGGTCTTTCGTTCTATCAGTTGTATGGATTCTATGTAGTCAAGATTTTGTTAGACCGTTGCACCTCACACCTAAATTGCAGActaaaaaacaaacatataagGTCTGTCTTTTTCAATTCCTGCGAGCATATCCCTAGTAAGATGTGGATTACAAACCTAGGTGgatgtatattgtatatagtTTCTTACCTGACGAAGTGTCTTCAAACAAAGAACCTACCTAatcatttcatttcaaagaGGAACATGCTGTTAAGTTTTAATGATGAAGACGTCAAAGACATTTATATTCAAATGGAAGCTCTGAGGTTGTTTCCTCACCAGACAATGGTGCACATATCAGAGTTCCATGGTTTCAGGTACGCAACAAACCTGGCAacattgatattaaaaaactgTAAACGTTTTGCTCCATCTTCAGAATTGTGGTCAGCTTACCGAGATATTTTGATGCCAGGAACCATTAAGACTGTAAAGTTTTTGTCAAGACGGGGTTTATACGAAATGGCCTCGACAATTCTCGCTAGAATGTTTGACGATCAATTTTTATTCCAAAACGCTCTGTCAAGGTCAAGTGGCATATACTACACAACAGCCGAGTTCTTCTGCAATGCCCTAGGCAACCTTAATCAGGAAATATCTAAAGCCATATTAGCAATGCGTTACGAAATAATCTTTGAAAAACGAATTTTGGATATGTTGCTAAAAACAGATGGCATTTATCTTAAAGATATTTTACCACTGGAAACCGACCCAAACATTGCTTGGCTTCGAGTGCCAGAGGACAAAATCGGAAGCTATGAGGTACTTGCTGATTTCTTGTATGCATTTGGTGAAAAAGAACTGAAAAGGTTAAACTCAAAATTGGCTGAATCGGCAATTTTAGAGGCAATTCATTGTTTAGAAAAAGCTATTAAAAGCAAACCGGTCCTAGATGTTTCTCAAATAGAAGATGAGATGTTGAAAATGGATATTCGATCTCAGAGAGCAGACGTCTTGAGAAAACTGAGAGAAAAATTAAAGGATTGCTACGTACAAATCTTCCTTATTTCAGATATCAATCGTCTCTATGACCCTCTCCAGAACTACATGCTTGGGGTAGAAGAGCTATGTAAAGATTTGCCTGAAATGAGTGGTATTGTCAGCGAGATGTATGCCTTCCTGAGAATTCCAAACAAACAGAGGGAGTATGCAGATCTTTACGAAATATTTCTTGGCACAG gtGCAAGGCATTACGAATAG